From Candidatus Methylomirabilis sp., the proteins below share one genomic window:
- a CDS encoding DUF488 domain-containing protein → MIQVKRVYEPPTPDDGTRFLVDRLWPRGIKKEDLRVDQWVKEVAPSDALRLWFAHDPGKWNEFRRRYFAELNSKPDVWLPIVDVARQGNVTLLYSARDTQHNNAVALKEYVEKRLAARGR, encoded by the coding sequence ATGATCCAGGTCAAGCGTGTCTACGAACCACCGACGCCGGACGATGGGACCCGTTTTCTTGTGGACCGACTCTGGCCTCGAGGAATAAAGAAGGAAGATCTACGAGTTGATCAGTGGGTGAAGGAGGTGGCCCCCAGTGATGCCTTGCGCCTCTGGTTCGCTCATGACCCCGGGAAGTGGAATGAATTCCGGCGCCGCTACTTCGCCGAGTTGAACAGTAAGCCCGACGTCTGGCTGCCCATTGTGGACGTAGCGCGACAGGGCAACGTCACCCTGCTCTATAGTGCCAGGGACACTCAGCACAACAATGCCGTAGCCCTGAAGGAGTATGTGGAAAAACGGCTGGCGGCCAGGGGAAGGTGA
- a CDS encoding PQQ-dependent catabolism-associated beta-propeller protein, whose product MMRDGGYQGRWALVVMLLLWVAHISSAASAESIAYATNEKSDDVSVIDTTTNSVVRTIAVGKRPRGVAISPDRRHVYIANGNSDDISVIDSETGKVVETWPAGVDPEGVALSPDGARLYAVNENGGTVTVINTKTGTVMATIEVQTEPESIALSPDGRLAYVSNETSSTLSAIDTSALKVVATIPVAKNPRGIAFSPDGKLAYVASEQAEPGVLSVIDVARRKVVKTIPVGERPVGVVVTRDGRRLYVAHGRTNAVYVIDARTLTITKKIPVGQRAWYLAFTPDERRLYVACGRSDAVSVIDVATEKVIATVPVGKMPFAVAIQQ is encoded by the coding sequence ATGATGCGAGACGGAGGGTACCAGGGCAGATGGGCTCTTGTGGTCATGCTTCTGTTGTGGGTTGCTCATATCTCGTCGGCCGCTTCGGCTGAGTCGATAGCCTATGCGACGAATGAAAAATCCGATGACGTCTCGGTCATCGACACCACAACCAATTCAGTTGTGCGAACGATCGCCGTAGGCAAACGACCGAGAGGAGTGGCGATTTCGCCGGACCGACGTCACGTATATATTGCCAACGGTAATTCCGACGACATCAGTGTCATCGATTCCGAGACCGGTAAGGTCGTGGAAACGTGGCCCGCTGGGGTGGACCCCGAGGGGGTAGCGCTCAGTCCTGACGGTGCCCGTCTGTACGCCGTGAACGAGAACGGCGGAACGGTCACGGTGATCAACACCAAGACGGGCACGGTGATGGCCACCATTGAGGTTCAGACCGAACCCGAATCGATTGCCCTCAGCCCTGATGGTCGCCTCGCCTACGTCTCGAATGAGACCTCGAGCACCCTGTCGGCGATCGATACCTCGGCCCTCAAAGTGGTGGCAACCATCCCTGTCGCAAAGAACCCGCGGGGTATTGCCTTCAGTCCGGACGGGAAGTTGGCCTACGTAGCGAGCGAACAGGCCGAGCCCGGCGTCCTCTCGGTGATCGATGTGGCCAGGCGCAAGGTAGTGAAGACTATTCCTGTCGGCGAACGGCCGGTTGGGGTCGTCGTAACGCGGGACGGCCGCCGTCTCTATGTGGCGCATGGACGGACCAATGCCGTCTATGTAATCGATGCCCGAACCCTGACCATCACCAAGAAGATTCCTGTTGGACAGCGGGCTTGGTATCTGGCCTTTACACCGGACGAGCGGCGCCTATACGTCGCCTGCGGCCGCAGCGATGCGGTGTCGGTGATCGACGTCGCAACCGAGAAGGTGATCGCCACCGTCCCCGTTGGAAAGATGCCGTTCGCCGTTGCCATCCAACAATAA
- a CDS encoding NAD(P)/FAD-dependent oxidoreductase, which yields MNIHDRPHVVIVGAGFGGLYAARSLKDADVRITVIDRRNYHLFQPLLYQVATAGLSPADIAYPIRSVLNRQKNTRVFLAEATSIDVNARKVILQDGETGYDYLILAAGACHSYFGHPEWEIYAPGLKGVDDALEIRRRILLAFEKAEREMDEVRRRALLTFVIVGGGPTGVELAGAIGEIACQVMVGDFRAINPQDARIILIEAGPRVLPSFPEDLSTKAEASLKRLSVDVRKNSPVTTIQPNAVVIGDEYIPAATVLWAAGVAASPLARSLRVPLDRAGRVLVEPDLSIPGHPEVFVIGDLAAFVHQGGCLLPGLAPVAIQQGRHAALNILRRCRGLPSEAFRYVDRGTLATIGRAAAVANFGTVKLSGFLAWIAWIFIHIFFLIGFRNRFIVLFEWAWAYVTWHRSARLITGGSNRISHVSL from the coding sequence ATGAACATACACGATCGCCCTCATGTGGTGATCGTCGGCGCTGGGTTCGGGGGCCTTTATGCTGCGCGGTCTCTCAAAGATGCAGATGTCCGGATCACGGTGATCGATCGGCGAAATTATCACCTCTTTCAGCCCCTATTGTATCAGGTCGCGACTGCAGGCCTCTCTCCTGCCGACATCGCCTATCCCATACGCAGTGTCTTGAACAGACAGAAAAATACGAGGGTATTTCTGGCGGAGGCGACTTCAATCGATGTCAACGCCCGCAAGGTAATCCTGCAGGACGGCGAGACCGGCTACGATTATCTGATTCTGGCAGCAGGCGCATGTCATTCTTACTTTGGGCATCCTGAGTGGGAGATCTACGCGCCGGGGCTGAAGGGCGTGGATGACGCGCTGGAAATCAGACGCCGCATTCTGCTCGCCTTTGAAAAGGCTGAGCGCGAAATGGATGAGGTCAGGCGGCGAGCCTTACTCACGTTTGTCATTGTGGGCGGTGGGCCGACTGGTGTGGAACTGGCAGGAGCGATCGGCGAGATTGCATGTCAGGTGATGGTGGGAGATTTTCGCGCGATCAATCCACAGGACGCGCGCATCATTCTGATTGAAGCCGGACCGCGGGTTCTTCCGTCATTTCCCGAAGATCTTTCCACCAAAGCCGAGGCATCACTGAAAAGACTCAGCGTGGACGTACGGAAGAATTCCCCGGTGACGACGATCCAGCCGAATGCCGTTGTGATCGGCGACGAATACATCCCTGCCGCAACGGTGCTCTGGGCCGCGGGGGTCGCAGCTTCACCTTTGGCTCGATCGCTCAGGGTGCCGCTTGATCGCGCAGGCCGGGTTCTGGTGGAACCGGATCTGAGCATTCCCGGCCATCCAGAAGTGTTTGTGATCGGCGATCTGGCTGCATTTGTTCACCAAGGAGGCTGCCTGTTGCCGGGCTTGGCCCCTGTTGCGATTCAACAGGGGCGCCACGCGGCCCTCAACATCCTGCGGAGGTGTCGAGGACTGCCCAGCGAAGCATTTCGCTACGTGGACAGGGGAACCCTGGCCACCATCGGGCGGGCAGCGGCCGTCGCGAATTTCGGGACGGTTAAGCTGTCTGGCTTCCTGGCCTGGATTGCCTGGATATTCATTCACATCTTTTTTCTCATCGGCTTTCGAAATCGTTTCATTGTGTTATTCGAGTGGGCGTGGGCGTACGTAACCTGGCACCGCTCTGCGCGACTGATTACGGGCGGAAGCAACAGGATATCTCACGTCTCCCTGTAG
- a CDS encoding peroxiredoxin, which produces MSVLVGKHAPNFTATAVMPDGSFKENFRLSDYWGKYVVLFFYPLDFTFVCPSEIIAFNHRVAEFNKRGVQVIGCSVDSHFTHAAWRGTPVNKGGIGPVGYPLVADLTKDIAREYDVLLPGGVTLRGSFLIDKNGTVQHQVVNNLPLGRNVDEMLRMVDALQFTETHGEVCPAGWTNGAKGMRPTAEGVASYLANEAQKL; this is translated from the coding sequence ATGAGCGTACTCGTAGGCAAGCATGCACCTAATTTTACTGCAACCGCTGTGATGCCGGATGGCAGCTTTAAGGAGAACTTTCGGCTATCCGACTATTGGGGCAAGTATGTCGTGTTGTTCTTCTATCCCCTCGACTTCACCTTCGTCTGCCCCTCAGAGATTATCGCCTTTAACCACCGCGTGGCCGAGTTCAACAAGCGCGGCGTGCAGGTGATCGGTTGCTCCGTGGATTCGCATTTCACCCATGCCGCCTGGCGCGGCACCCCTGTCAACAAGGGCGGCATCGGTCCGGTAGGCTATCCGCTGGTGGCCGATCTCACCAAAGACATCGCCCGCGAATACGACGTACTGCTGCCGGGCGGAGTGACCCTGCGCGGCTCCTTCCTGATCGACAAAAACGGCACTGTCCAGCACCAGGTGGTCAACAATCTGCCGCTCGGACGCAATGTGGATGAGATGCTTCGCATGGTGGACGCGCTCCAGTTCACCGAGACGCATGGAGAGGTCTGTCCGGCCGGGTGGACGAATGGAGCCAAGGGGATGCGGCCTACCGCTGAAGGGGTTGCGAGCTATCTGGCCAACGAGGCGCAGAAGCTGTAG
- a CDS encoding DUF4242 domain-containing protein, protein MPKYLIERDIPRAGKLSPQELQTISQKSCGVLGKLGPQIQWVHSYVTDEKVYCVYIAPNVDMVLEHARQGGFPANRVSEIRSVIDPTTAEG, encoded by the coding sequence ATGCCAAAGTATCTGATCGAGCGTGACATCCCCAGGGCGGGCAAGCTTTCGCCTCAGGAGCTTCAGACTATCTCGCAGAAGTCGTGCGGTGTGCTCGGCAAGCTTGGGCCGCAGATTCAGTGGGTCCACAGCTACGTGACCGATGAGAAGGTCTACTGTGTCTACATCGCGCCGAACGTCGATATGGTTCTGGAGCACGCCCGCCAAGGTGGCTTCCCGGCAAACCGTGTGTCGGAGATCAGGTCGGTGATCGATCCTACAACCGCCGAAGGATGA